One Actinomycetes bacterium genomic region harbors:
- a CDS encoding sigma-70 family RNA polymerase sigma factor: protein MQREAPATVSTAPQQAMVGPGVPAPRAADPDDRELVDRLRLGDEAAFSGIVSGWSPMMLRVARGHVSTDASCEEVVQETWMAVIRGIDRFEGRSSLRTWVFRILTNLAKTRGVREARSVPMSSWAPADVGGPTVDPDRFRAADDQYPHNWTPVGAPTPWQAGPEQSAVAGETRELLGAALQELPERQRLVVTLRDVHGLSSNEVCAALDLSPANQRVLLHRGRAKLRAVLEDYYRGSEVAS, encoded by the coding sequence ATGCAGCGTGAGGCACCGGCGACCGTCTCCACGGCACCTCAGCAGGCGATGGTCGGGCCCGGCGTCCCTGCTCCCCGGGCGGCCGACCCGGACGACCGCGAGCTCGTCGACCGGCTCCGGCTGGGGGACGAAGCGGCCTTCTCCGGCATCGTCAGCGGCTGGTCGCCGATGATGCTGCGGGTGGCCCGCGGCCACGTGTCGACCGACGCCTCCTGCGAGGAGGTCGTGCAGGAGACCTGGATGGCCGTCATCCGAGGGATCGACCGGTTCGAGGGCCGGTCCTCGCTGCGCACGTGGGTGTTCCGGATCCTCACCAACCTGGCCAAGACCCGGGGAGTCCGCGAGGCCCGCTCGGTGCCGATGTCCTCGTGGGCGCCCGCGGACGTCGGCGGCCCCACCGTCGACCCCGACCGGTTCCGTGCCGCCGACGACCAGTACCCGCACAACTGGACCCCCGTCGGCGCGCCCACCCCGTGGCAGGCCGGCCCGGAGCAGTCGGCGGTGGCCGGCGAGACCCGCGAGCTGCTGGGTGCCGCCCTGCAGGAGCTGCCGGAGCGGCAGCGGTTGGTGGTGACGTTGCGTGACGTGCACGGCCTGTCGTCGAACGAGGTCTGCGCTGCTCTGGACCTCAGCCCTGCCAACCAACGCGTGCTGCTGCACCGTGGACGGGCGAAGCTGCGTGCGGTCCTGGAGGACTACTACCGAGGATCGGAGGTGGCGTCATGA
- a CDS encoding glycoside hydrolase family 15 protein, which produces MSRTPIADHALLSDRHSAALVDKAGSVEWLSFPRFDSPSVLGRLLGDDAGHWQIQPVGDWQSTRRYVDRTLVLETTFTTASGAVVLTDLMAMGEDNGGHRLGTGVPHLLVRRVSCVAGAVEMEVDYRPRPEYGLVVPLLAGVRGGVTARGGAEWLVLSAPVRLDLADGRATGRVRLTAGETIHLALQRSTLEETPARAWSQQELAAVLDRTVAAWVSWSELHQAYDGPWADLVHHSGRVLQGLSFQPSGAIVAAATTSLPEGVGGERNWDYRYSWVRDASFTMQALWVAACPDEANDFFAFMTTAAASSIGPGKSLQIMFGIGGEHDLTERELPHLEGWRDSRPVRVGNGAWDQAQIDVYGELLGAAHRLSDQLGSLDRQTRDFLVACADTASERWREKDQGIWEVRGDPQHFLYSKVMCWVALDRAIALAPMLQAEERVPAWSAVRDEIHAMVLQDGWSDEAKAFTQYVGSADLDAANLMMAIVGFLPPDDPRLLATLDATEERLTDDRGLVYRYRTEGGVDGLAGEEGTFLLCTFWLAEAFALSGQLHRAEAVFGRAVAFANDVGLLAEEIDPDSGELLGNFPQAFSHIGLVNAAWAISEARRRAGR; this is translated from the coding sequence ATGTCCCGCACCCCGATCGCGGACCACGCCCTGCTCTCCGACCGCCACTCGGCTGCCCTGGTCGACAAGGCCGGGTCGGTGGAGTGGCTGTCCTTCCCGCGGTTCGACAGCCCGTCCGTGCTCGGTCGCCTGCTCGGCGACGACGCGGGACACTGGCAGATCCAGCCCGTGGGCGACTGGCAGAGCACCCGGCGCTACGTGGACCGGACGCTGGTGCTGGAGACGACGTTCACCACGGCCAGCGGGGCCGTGGTCCTGACCGACCTGATGGCGATGGGTGAGGACAACGGCGGCCACCGGCTCGGGACCGGTGTGCCCCACCTGCTGGTACGCCGAGTGTCGTGCGTGGCGGGCGCGGTGGAGATGGAGGTCGACTACCGACCACGGCCCGAGTACGGGCTGGTCGTCCCCTTGCTCGCCGGCGTGCGGGGTGGGGTCACCGCCCGCGGTGGCGCGGAGTGGCTGGTGCTCAGCGCGCCGGTGCGCCTCGATCTCGCCGACGGGCGGGCGACCGGACGGGTGCGCCTCACCGCGGGGGAGACCATCCACCTGGCGCTCCAGCGGTCGACGCTGGAGGAGACGCCGGCACGGGCCTGGTCGCAGCAGGAGCTCGCTGCGGTGCTCGACCGCACCGTGGCGGCGTGGGTCTCGTGGTCCGAGCTGCACCAGGCCTACGACGGACCGTGGGCAGACCTGGTCCACCACAGTGGCCGCGTGCTGCAGGGTCTGTCCTTCCAGCCGAGCGGTGCCATCGTCGCTGCGGCCACCACGTCGCTGCCGGAGGGCGTAGGAGGCGAGCGGAACTGGGACTACCGGTACTCCTGGGTCCGCGACGCCAGCTTCACCATGCAAGCGCTATGGGTGGCCGCCTGCCCGGACGAGGCCAACGACTTCTTCGCGTTCATGACCACGGCCGCCGCATCGTCGATCGGCCCGGGCAAGTCCTTGCAGATCATGTTCGGGATCGGCGGCGAGCACGACCTCACCGAGCGCGAGCTGCCGCACCTCGAGGGCTGGCGCGACAGCAGGCCGGTCCGCGTCGGCAACGGCGCCTGGGACCAGGCCCAGATCGACGTCTACGGCGAGCTGCTCGGCGCCGCCCACCGGCTGTCCGACCAGCTCGGCTCGCTGGACCGGCAGACCCGTGACTTCCTCGTCGCCTGCGCCGACACCGCGTCCGAACGGTGGCGCGAGAAGGACCAGGGCATCTGGGAGGTGCGCGGTGACCCACAGCACTTCCTCTACTCGAAGGTGATGTGCTGGGTCGCACTGGACCGCGCCATCGCCCTGGCCCCCATGCTCCAGGCGGAGGAACGCGTCCCGGCCTGGTCGGCAGTCCGGGACGAGATCCACGCGATGGTGCTGCAGGACGGCTGGAGCGACGAGGCGAAGGCGTTCACCCAGTACGTCGGCTCAGCCGACCTGGACGCCGCCAACCTCATGATGGCGATCGTGGGGTTCCTGCCGCCGGACGACCCGCGTCTGCTCGCCACGCTCGACGCCACGGAGGAGCGCCTCACCGACGACCGCGGCCTGGTGTACCGCTACCGCACCGAGGGTGGCGTCGACGGGCTGGCCGGCGAGGAGGGCACCTTCCTGCTCTGCACCTTCTGGCTGGCCGAGGCGTTCGCCCTCTCCGGGCAGCTGCACCGGGCGGAGGCGGTCTTCGGTCGCGCCGTCGCCTTCGCCAACGACGTGGGCCTGCTGGCGGAGGAGATAGACCCGGACTCCGGCGAGCTGCTCGGGAACTTCCCGCAGGCGTTCAGCCACATCGGTCTGGTCAACGCCGCCTGGGCCATCAGCGAGGCACGTCGGCGGGCCGGCAGATGA
- a CDS encoding zf-HC2 domain-containing protein — MSRQMDCQELVELVTDYLEGALAEARVLEVEGHLQECVDCLRYLGQIQLTARLLSQVSEDVGLT, encoded by the coding sequence ATGAGCAGGCAGATGGACTGCCAGGAGCTCGTGGAGCTCGTCACCGACTACCTCGAAGGAGCGCTCGCCGAGGCTCGTGTCCTCGAGGTGGAGGGGCACCTGCAGGAGTGCGTCGACTGCCTTCGCTACCTCGGGCAGATCCAGCTGACCGCGCGGCTGCTGAGCCAGGTGTCCGAAGACGTCGGGCTGA
- a CDS encoding zf-HC2 domain-containing protein, translating to MTEETRDAVPGMTITCQEVVELVTDYLEGELDDSTRAELEAHLALCPGCDAYLTQMRATIDELGHVPVESLSEEAQDGLMAAFRSFHAPGSAGT from the coding sequence ATGACGGAGGAGACCCGCGACGCCGTCCCGGGCATGACCATCACCTGCCAGGAAGTGGTCGAGCTCGTCACCGACTACCTCGAGGGCGAGCTGGATGACTCCACACGCGCCGAGCTGGAGGCGCATCTCGCCCTCTGTCCGGGCTGCGACGCCTACCTGACCCAGATGAGGGCGACGATCGACGAGCTGGGGCACGTGCCCGTGGAGAGCCTGAGCGAGGAGGCCCAGGACGGCCTGATGGCCGCCTTCCGCTCGTTCCATGCGCCTGGCTCCGCGGGGACATGA
- a CDS encoding glucose 1-dehydrogenase → MKGLTGKVAVVTGGSSGIGQAIAIRLGEEGVDVAINYVGRPDGAEETKDVIEHGVEICMKQMAAAGTHPILVAADVSQEDQVAAMFQQVLDQYGRIDILVNNAGIQIGEDTDKLAVEDFDKVLSVNLRGAFLCARQAVRHFLESGRGGSILNVSSVHQVIPKPRFVGYSVSKGGMQNLTHTLALEYASRGIRVNGIGPGATVTPINRSWIDDPVKRQAVESHIPMRRAGDAEEMAAVAAFLCSEEAAYITGQTLFVDGGLTLYPSFETTWSSE, encoded by the coding sequence ATGAAAGGTCTGACCGGCAAGGTCGCCGTCGTCACCGGAGGCAGCTCGGGCATCGGGCAGGCCATCGCGATCAGGCTCGGTGAGGAAGGCGTCGACGTGGCGATCAACTACGTCGGACGTCCGGACGGCGCAGAGGAGACCAAGGACGTCATCGAGCACGGCGTCGAGATCTGCATGAAGCAGATGGCTGCGGCCGGGACTCACCCGATCCTCGTCGCCGCGGACGTCTCGCAGGAGGACCAGGTCGCTGCCATGTTCCAGCAGGTCCTGGACCAGTACGGCCGCATCGACATCCTCGTCAACAACGCCGGCATCCAGATCGGCGAGGACACCGACAAGCTGGCCGTCGAGGACTTCGACAAGGTCCTGTCGGTCAACCTGCGCGGCGCGTTCCTGTGCGCCCGGCAGGCCGTCCGACACTTCCTGGAGTCCGGTCGAGGTGGGTCGATCCTCAACGTGTCAAGCGTGCACCAGGTGATCCCGAAGCCGAGGTTCGTCGGCTACTCGGTCTCCAAGGGCGGGATGCAGAACCTCACCCACACGCTTGCGCTGGAGTACGCCTCGCGCGGCATCCGGGTGAACGGGATCGGTCCCGGGGCCACCGTGACCCCGATCAACCGTTCGTGGATCGACGACCCGGTCAAGCGGCAGGCGGTCGAGAGCCACATCCCCATGCGTCGCGCCGGGGACGCGGAGGAGATGGCCGCGGTCGCCGCGTTCCTGTGCTCGGAGGAGGCCGCCTACATCACCGGCCAGACCCTGTTCGTCGACGGAGGTCTGACGCTCTACCCGTCGTTCGAGACGACCTGGTCGAGCGAGTGA